One window from the genome of Eucalyptus grandis isolate ANBG69807.140 chromosome 7, ASM1654582v1, whole genome shotgun sequence encodes:
- the LOC104452869 gene encoding B3 domain-containing transcription factor VRN1, protein MRPSYIQKYLCVPCEFFRKHVQKDKQLVTLRYSDRSWQVKLRSYEHRRMAFLSTGWSSFVRETGLHVSDVCVFELIDRNDIMFRVCNFNNDGRIEIGQSQCQESSSEPSFHGSPCLSPVTAHEKASGFESDHPFFKVVMRPSYVRKQLSIPSGFFRKHVQKNKQIATLRYSDRLWQVKLRSFEHRGTAFLSNGWCSFVRETGLRLRDVCVFELIDRDDIVFSVYIFKSDGRIKSKQSQHKESSPEPAFHFSPGLSPISAFEKARRFESDHPFFKVVMRPSYVRKRLSIPSEFFRKHVQKNKQVATLSYLDRSWQVKLKSYDHRGMAFLTSGWPSFTRETGLRLGDVCVFELIDRDDIVFRVSIFSSDGRIEIEQSQFRESSLEPAFHGSPCPSPITTYEKASKFESEYPFFHIVILPNHIYTKLNIPWKFMKTYIRGDRRMVTLVNSGRSWEVKLHGYKRFQIAFLAAGWSAFVREARLCIGDACVFELIDRDNIVFRISIFSSVNKEVICID, encoded by the exons AGGTACTCAGACAGATCGTGGCAAGTGAAGCTGAGGAGCTATGAACACAGACGAATGGCATTTCTCTCTACCGGTTGGTCCTCATTCGTGAGAGAAACTGGTCTTCATGTAAGTGATGTCTGCGTGTTCGAGCTCATTGATAGGAATGACATTATGTTCAGAGTCTGCAACTTCAACAATGATG GTCGGATTGAAATCGGACAGTCTCAATGTCAAGAGAGCTCTTCGGAGCCATCTTTTCATGGTTCTCCATGTTTGAGCCCTGTCACTGCTCATGAAAAAGCTAGTGGATTTGAATCGGACCATCCCTTTTTCAAAGTGGTGATGCGGCCTTCTTATGTTCGGAAACAATTG AGCATTCCTAGTGGATTCTTCAGGAAACATGTTCAAAAGAACAAGCAAATTGCGACTCTTAGGTACTCAGACAGATTGTGGCAAGTGAAGCTGAGGAGCTTTGAACACAGAGGAACGGCATTTCTCTCTAATGGCTGGTGCTCATTCGTGAGAGAAACTGGTCTTCGTCTAAGAGATGTCTGTGTTTTTGAGCTCATTGATAGGGATGACATTGTGTTCAGTGTCTACATTTTCAAGAGTGATG GTCGGATCAAAAGCAAACAATCTCAACACAAAGAAAGCTCTCCCGAGCCAGCTTTTCACTTTTCTCCAGGTCTGAGCCCGATCTCTGCTTTTGAGAAAGCTAGGAGATTTGAATCGGACCATCCCTTTTTCAAAGTGGTGATGCGGCCTTCTTATGTTCGGAAACGTTTG AGCATTCCTAGTGAATTCTTCAGGAAACATGTTCAGAAGAACAAGCAGGTTGCGACTCTTAGTTACTTAGACAGATCTTGGCAAGTGAAGTTGAAGAGCTATGATCACAGAGGGATGGCATTTCTAACTAGTGGTTGGCCCTCATTCACAAGAGAAACTGGTCTTCGTCTAGGGGATGTCTGCGTGTTTGAGCTCATTGATAGGGATGACATTGTGTTCAGAGTCTCCATTTTCAGCAGTGATG GTCGGATTGAAATTGAACAATCTCAATTCCGAGAGAGCTCTTTGGAGCCAGCTTTTCACGGTTCTCCATGTCCGAGTCCTATCACTACTTATGAAAAAGCTAGCAAATTTGAATCGGAGTATCCGTTTTTCCACATCGTGATATTGCCAAATCATATATACACAAAATTG AACATTCCCTGGAAGTTCATGAAGACATACATTCGGGGAGACCGGCGAATGGTGACTCTTGTTAATTCGGGAAGATCGTGGGAGGTGAAGCTCCATGGCTATAAGCGCTTCCAGATTGCATTCTTGGCAGCCGGCTGGTCAGCATTCGTAAGAGAAGCTCGCTTGTGCATAGGAGATGCCTGCGTGTTCGAGCTCATCGATAGGGACAACATAGTGTTCAGAATCTCCATTTTCAGTAGTGTAAATAAGGAAGTGATCTGCATCGATTGA